A section of the Roseovarius sp. W115 genome encodes:
- a CDS encoding flagellar hook capping FlgD N-terminal domain-containing protein: MDVSQPTQTPNQTQPANPPATSDQTDTVLSSDFETFIRMLTVQMQNQDPLNPLESTEFATQLATFSSVEQQVLTNDLLSDLGAQLSALGVSQLSGWIGMEGRAHVPVEFDGQPVTLTTHGSSLADTHELVVRDTNGVVVQRLETTGERQTVAWAGYDSNGNPLPNGTYQIDIESFSQGALVATSPVQVHGRITEARIQNGQTHLVLEGGQEVISSNILGLREP, translated from the coding sequence ATGGATGTGTCGCAACCCACACAAACGCCAAACCAGACCCAACCCGCCAACCCGCCGGCGACCAGCGATCAGACAGACACAGTTCTGAGTTCTGATTTTGAAACCTTCATCCGTATGCTCACGGTTCAGATGCAAAATCAGGATCCGCTCAATCCGCTGGAATCAACGGAATTTGCAACTCAGCTCGCAACGTTTTCAAGCGTGGAGCAACAGGTTCTGACCAACGATCTCTTGAGTGATCTTGGCGCTCAGCTAAGCGCGCTTGGTGTCTCGCAGCTTTCTGGTTGGATAGGCATGGAAGGACGCGCGCATGTGCCTGTAGAGTTTGACGGGCAGCCGGTTACACTGACAACACATGGCTCTTCTCTGGCAGATACGCACGAGTTGGTGGTGCGCGATACGAACGGTGTGGTTGTGCAGCGATTAGAGACGACGGGCGAACGCCAAACGGTCGCATGGGCTGGTTATGACTCAAACGGAAATCCTTTGCCGAACGGGACGTATCAAATCGACATCGAATCCTTTTCACAAGGTGCGCTTGTGGCCACGAGCCCGGTGCAGGTGCACGGCCGCATAACTGAAGCGCGTATTCAGAATGGTCAGACTCATCTTGTGTTGGAAGGAGGGCAAGAAGTGATATCTTCGAACATCCTTGGTCTAAGAGAACCTTAA